Proteins encoded in a region of the Vicia villosa cultivar HV-30 ecotype Madison, WI linkage group LG5, Vvil1.0, whole genome shotgun sequence genome:
- the LOC131607621 gene encoding gibberellin 20 oxidase 2-like yields MAAITTPSLPFCPPPKDQNGENMVEFFDFTSLAKEGKVPKEFIWPSEYWVKSSGETIELPIIDIDLIKNDEFAMTKAAETVREACIKHGAFEVTNIGVDVDFTDLVLRETGNIFKLPLDEKIKAIEKDSGFSIAHAERYTTVLPWKETFSFMYNHNSKNETQVIDVVNSLLGQKFQQTGLVYQKYCDAMNELTKVLFELLAISLGVDRNHYQSFFEDAVSMMRCNFYPPCSANLSGALGNGPHCDPISLTLLLQDQVGGLEVFADNKWLAVPPKPNTLVINIGDTFMALTNGLYKSCLHRVFVSNKVERKSLTFFVNPRGDKTVSPPDELLGKEESRKYPDYTWNELYQFTQKIRRVDAHTLDSFVAWQSSYEASN; encoded by the exons ATGGCAGCAATCACCACTCCCAGCCTTCCCTTTTGCCCTCCACCAAAGGACCAGAACGGTGAAAACATGGTCGAATTTTTCGACTTTACTTCACTGGCAAAAGAAGGAAAAGTTCCAAAAGAGTTCATTTGGCCTAGTGAGTATTGGGTCAAAAGCAGTGGAGAAACCATTGAACTACCAATCATTGACATTGACCTCATCAAGAATGATGAATTTGCAATGACCAAAGCTGCAGAAACTGTGAGAGAGGCATGCATAAAGCATGGTGCCTTTGAAGTCACTAACATTGGTGTGGATGTAGATTTCACTGATCTTGTTCTTCGAGAAACCGGCAACATTTTCAAGCTTCCGTTGGACGAGAAAATCAAAGCTATAGAGAAAGATTCTGGTTTCTCAATTGCTCATGCAGAGAGGTATACTACTGTTTTGCCATGGAAAGAGACATTCTCTTTCATGTACAATCACAACAGTAAAAATGAGACACAGGTTATTGATGTTGTTAATTCTCTCTTAGGTCAAAAGTTTCAACAAACTGG gtTGGTGTATCAGAAATACTGTGATGCAATGAATGAGTTAACCAAGGTGCTTTTTGAGCTGTTGGCTATTAGTCTGGGTGTGGATCGGAACCATTATCAAAGCTTTTTCGAAGATGCTGTGTCAATGATGAGATGCAACTTTTATCCACCTTGCAGTGCTAACCTTAGTGGTGCACTTGGAAATGGCCCTCATTGTGATCCAATCTCTCTCACTCTTCTCCTTCAAGATCAAGTTGGAGGCTTAGAAGTTTTTGCTGACAACAAATGGCTTGCTGTTCCACCAAAACCTAACACCCTTGTCATCAACATAGGTGACACTTTCATG gCATTGACCAATGGATTGTACAAGAGTTGTCTCCATAGGGTTTTTGTTAGCAACAAGGTGGAGAGGAAGTCCTTGACCTTTTTTGTGAATCCTAGAGGAGACAAAACTGTGAGTCCTCCTGATGAGCTTTTGGGAAAAGAAGAGTCAAGAAAATATCCCGATTACACATGGAATGAACTGTATCAGTTTACACAGAAGATTCGAAGAGTTGATGCTCACACACTTGACAGTTTTGTAGCTTGGCAAAGCTCTTATGAGGCATCCAACTGA